A stretch of the Notamacropus eugenii isolate mMacEug1 chromosome 2, mMacEug1.pri_v2, whole genome shotgun sequence genome encodes the following:
- the LOC140526928 gene encoding transcription initiation factor TFIID subunit 7-like: MTVTKQKMSKNKEDAPHELESQFILRLPPDYASTVRRAIQSGSVNLKDKLTIELHADGHHGIVHVDDAPLAAKVVDLPCITESLKTIDKKTFYKTADICQMLVCSVDGDLYPPPEEPVATTDPKASKKKDKDRERKFIWNHGITLPLKNVRKRRFRKTAKKKYIESPDVEKEVKRLLSTDAEAVSTRWEVIAEDETKEVDNPVSLAGLEISSPGMSHKQGHGSSEHDELREIFNDISSSSEEEDERDPHDDEDINIIDTEEDLERQLQDKLDESDEQRQENEETNQMVMGIQKQTDMMKGKLQETQGRAKRQEDLIIKVENLALKTHLQAVLVELKQQEEREKQQLSSLQEQLESLLEK; the protein is encoded by the coding sequence ATGACTgttacaaaacagaaaatgagcaAGAACAAAGAAGATGCTCCCCATGAGTTGGAAAGCCAATTCATATTACGTCTGCCTCCAGATTATGCTTCCACTGTGAGAAGGGCAATACAGTCTGGAAGTGTCAACCTGAAAGATAAATTGACCATTGAACTACATGCAGATGGACATCATGGAATTGTCCATGTGGACGATGCCCCATTAGCTGCTAAGGTAGTTGACCTGCCCTGCATTACTGAATCCTTGAAAACTATAGataaaaaaaccttttataaGACAGCAGATATCTGCCAGATGCTTGTGTGCAGTGTGGATGGGGATCTTTACCCGCCTCCAGAAGAACCAGTTGCCACCACTGATCCaaaagcaagcaagaaaaaagataagGACCGGGAGAGGAAATTCATCTGGAACCATGGTATCACTCTGCCTCTGAAGAATGTCAGAAAGAGGAGGTTCCGTAAGACAGCCAAGAAGAAGTACATTGAATCACCAGATgtggaaaaagaagtaaagaggCTTCTCAGTACAGATGCAGAAGCTGTCAGTACCCGATGGGAGGTGATTGCAGAAGATGAAACAAAGGAAGTGGACAACCCAGTTTCCCTAGCAGGCCTAGAAATTTCATCTCCAGGAATGAGTCATAAGCAGGGCCATGGCTCCTCAGAACATGATGAGCTTCGGGAGATATTTAATGATATTAGCAGCAGtagtgaagaggaagatgaaagagaTCCTCATGATGATGAAGATATAAACATCATTGACACTGAGGAAGACCTAGAGAGGCAACTACAAGACAAGCTTGATGAATCTGATGAACAGCgccaagaaaatgaggaaacaaatcaGATGGTCATGGGAATTCAGAAGCAGACTGATATGATGAAAGGTAAACTCCAAGAAACTCAAGGAAGAGCAAAAAGACAGGAAGATCTTATCATCAAAGTAGAAAATCTGGCACTCAAGACCCATCTACAGGCTGTGCTGGTTGAGCTCAAAcagcaggaagaaagagagaaacaacagCTCAGTTCCTTGCAGGAACAGCTAGAATCACTCCTGGAGAAATAA